In the Leptospira johnsonii genome, one interval contains:
- a CDS encoding chemotaxis protein CheX, translating to MSLNIDPLLDEKFILTISQIFPEFLEKNLGVHAVREAFGPSKNEGLCYENCTSVEFQGEAKGRLFLAMDGYTKLKLLPKIARSFHIDPTIRSHAASIMLEFANQICAELISEMKLGRFQIDILPPENLNNKLVPIDLENLRQYILIYFLKDEDAKEYLGRIYLVLLMQKY from the coding sequence ATGTCTTTGAACATAGATCCTTTATTGGATGAAAAATTCATACTTACAATTTCTCAGATCTTCCCTGAGTTTTTGGAAAAAAACCTAGGAGTCCATGCTGTACGTGAAGCATTCGGTCCTTCTAAAAACGAAGGTCTATGTTACGAGAACTGTACCTCTGTCGAATTCCAAGGAGAAGCAAAGGGTAGGCTTTTTCTGGCAATGGACGGTTATACTAAACTGAAACTTTTACCAAAGATTGCCAGATCCTTTCATATAGATCCGACGATCCGAAGCCATGCTGCTTCTATCATGCTTGAATTTGCCAATCAGATCTGTGCCGAACTCATTTCCGAAATGAAATTAGGAAGATTCCAAATAGATATTCTTCCCCCTGAGAATCTGAACAATAAATTGGTCCCAATCGATCTGGAAAATTTGAGACAGTATATTCTAATCTATTTTTTAAAAGACGAGGACGCCAAGGAATATCTGGGCAGGATCTATCTAGTTCTTCTGATGCAAAAATATTAA
- a CDS encoding DUF342 domain-containing protein, whose protein sequence is MVVSTEQTSGVSDQETSWESVFSLKISSDNLGADLTIRPGMIKGRALSTSIVIEYLHNKDISQDRIIGDNIYGALKQLQSSTGRMDFSPISFVVAQGFPPVKGEDGWVKFYHPQAQRVKIGEDGHADYRNIERYIYVKAGEKLATLFEGIPGKPGMDVFGKPIAPPPIKRPKLTIGKNVQEKGLVQDNKPLVEYFATCNGAIFSTESSITVSQELQIDSNVGLGTGNINYDGNVLVKGDVEAATSIKTQGNLMVKGNVETSDLVIARDLEVSGGIKGDGKNIIKIGGHLYAKFIENAEIEVDGDVVVEGFILNSKIHSLGNVILNGSSGNLVSSTVSTYMGLTCATLGSQAELDVTVELGFHFKNEKTFQDLTKRLQVAEKDMEKILPKVQQIKQMVQRSRGQIPEDKKEGYRKIFEEFNKQNKFIELVKQKIEVLKSSRFNPGEVQLVVRKGSYKGSIIKYRRQVEKVEKFQSAFMMRFQPGQDKAAMVAIKPQK, encoded by the coding sequence ATGGTTGTGAGTACAGAGCAAACTTCGGGTGTATCAGATCAAGAAACAAGTTGGGAGAGTGTATTCTCTCTTAAGATCAGTTCGGATAATCTGGGCGCCGATCTAACTATTCGTCCCGGAATGATCAAGGGAAGGGCTCTTTCCACTAGCATAGTTATAGAATATCTTCATAATAAGGATATTTCCCAAGACCGTATCATTGGGGACAATATCTACGGAGCCCTAAAACAACTACAATCATCCACGGGCAGGATGGATTTTTCTCCTATTTCTTTCGTGGTGGCCCAAGGTTTCCCTCCTGTAAAAGGAGAGGACGGCTGGGTAAAATTCTATCATCCTCAGGCACAAAGGGTAAAGATCGGTGAGGATGGACACGCGGATTATAGAAATATCGAAAGGTATATTTATGTAAAGGCAGGGGAGAAGCTCGCCACTTTATTCGAAGGGATCCCTGGCAAACCAGGTATGGACGTTTTCGGAAAGCCGATTGCTCCTCCTCCTATCAAAAGACCTAAACTTACTATTGGTAAGAATGTTCAAGAAAAGGGTTTGGTCCAAGATAATAAGCCATTGGTGGAATATTTTGCCACCTGCAATGGTGCGATCTTTTCTACCGAATCTTCTATCACCGTTTCCCAAGAATTACAGATCGATTCCAACGTGGGACTCGGAACAGGAAATATCAATTACGACGGAAACGTATTAGTAAAAGGTGATGTGGAAGCAGCTACCTCCATCAAGACCCAAGGGAATCTGATGGTAAAAGGGAATGTGGAAACTTCCGATCTAGTAATCGCTCGAGACCTAGAAGTCAGCGGAGGGATCAAGGGTGATGGAAAAAATATCATCAAGATCGGCGGACATCTTTACGCTAAGTTCATTGAGAACGCAGAGATAGAAGTGGACGGAGATGTTGTGGTCGAAGGTTTTATTCTAAACTCCAAGATCCATTCTTTAGGCAACGTGATCCTGAACGGATCCAGCGGAAACTTAGTATCTTCTACCGTATCTACTTATATGGGATTGACCTGTGCGACTCTCGGCTCCCAAGCAGAGTTAGATGTTACTGTGGAGCTAGGATTTCATTTTAAGAATGAGAAAACTTTCCAAGATCTTACTAAACGTCTTCAAGTAGCGGAGAAGGACATGGAGAAGATCCTGCCTAAAGTCCAACAGATCAAACAGATGGTCCAAAGATCCAGAGGCCAGATCCCTGAAGATAAAAAAGAAGGCTATCGTAAGATTTTCGAAGAGTTCAACAAGCAGAACAAGTTCATAGAACTTGTGAAACAAAAGATAGAAGTATTAAAATCCTCCAGATTTAATCCAGGGGAAGTGCAGCTTGTGGTCCGTAAAGGTTCATATAAAGGAAGTATCATCAAATACAGAAGACAGGTGGAGAAAGTTGAAAAATTCCAGTCTGCCTTTATGATGCGTTTCCAACCGGGCCAAGACAAAGCGGCAATGGTTGCTATTAAACCTCAAAAGTGA
- a CDS encoding peptide chain release factor 3, producing the protein MSETVTGKNIVEEETKRRRTFAIIAHPDAGKTTLTEKLLLYGGAIQLAGAVKARKNRKAATSDWMEMEKEKGISITSAALQFEYKNHVLNLLDTPGHEDFSEDTYRTLIAADTAVMVLDAGKGVEPQTIKLFKVCRDRGIPIVTFVNKMDRPTKTMFALLDEIEKVLGITAIPMVWPIGTGVDFSGVYNRVDKKIYTYDKTPGGSQKSAFQSSGIEDKNLDTMFEDWVLKQFREEVELVEEGIAAFSLDAFLDSQITPVFFGSAVNNFGIQLFLDHFLEIAPPPLYFPLKNGDRLDPITTPFSGFVFKVQANMNKAHRDRIAFLRVCSGKFERGLNVNHGRLGKPVKLSSSFAFFGQDRNTVDEAYPGDIIGLVNPGTYSIGDILASGKVPDLKPLPVFAPEIFATLSCVETGALKSFRKGIEQLAEEGILHLFTSQTVGGGLPVIGAMGQLQFEVFRRRLQDEYSAPTNINILPYQVSCWLLEEDIPKVPQGSNLVTDSLGRAALLFDSEWEKGYFQKKNPEIRLLDYPTQDVSELNQEY; encoded by the coding sequence GTGTCGGAAACCGTTACAGGCAAGAATATAGTAGAAGAGGAAACCAAACGTAGGAGAACCTTCGCCATCATAGCCCATCCGGACGCGGGTAAGACTACCCTTACAGAAAAGCTTTTATTGTATGGAGGCGCTATCCAACTTGCGGGTGCGGTAAAGGCGCGTAAAAACCGTAAAGCAGCCACTTCCGACTGGATGGAGATGGAAAAAGAGAAAGGGATCTCTATCACTTCCGCAGCTCTACAATTCGAATATAAAAATCATGTATTAAATTTATTGGATACTCCTGGTCACGAGGACTTCTCTGAGGATACGTACCGCACGCTGATCGCCGCTGATACCGCTGTGATGGTGTTAGATGCAGGTAAGGGAGTTGAGCCTCAAACAATCAAATTATTTAAAGTATGTAGAGACCGTGGGATCCCGATCGTTACATTCGTAAACAAAATGGACAGGCCCACTAAGACCATGTTCGCACTCTTGGATGAGATCGAAAAAGTTTTAGGCATCACTGCTATTCCAATGGTATGGCCTATTGGGACCGGAGTGGATTTCAGCGGAGTATATAATCGTGTGGATAAAAAGATCTACACTTACGATAAAACTCCCGGCGGTTCTCAAAAGTCTGCATTCCAAAGTTCCGGGATAGAAGATAAAAATCTAGATACTATGTTCGAGGACTGGGTCTTAAAACAGTTTAGAGAAGAAGTGGAACTTGTAGAAGAAGGGATCGCAGCGTTCTCCTTAGATGCATTTTTAGATTCTCAGATCACTCCAGTATTTTTCGGATCCGCAGTGAATAACTTCGGGATCCAATTGTTCTTGGATCATTTTTTAGAGATCGCTCCTCCTCCTTTGTATTTTCCATTGAAGAATGGGGATCGTTTAGATCCGATCACTACGCCGTTCAGCGGGTTCGTGTTCAAGGTGCAGGCCAACATGAATAAGGCCCACAGAGATAGGATCGCATTCCTGAGAGTATGTTCCGGTAAGTTCGAAAGAGGACTTAACGTGAATCATGGAAGACTAGGAAAACCTGTTAAACTTTCTTCTTCTTTTGCTTTTTTCGGGCAGGATAGAAACACTGTGGATGAAGCTTATCCGGGAGACATCATAGGTCTTGTGAATCCGGGCACGTATTCTATCGGAGATATATTAGCTAGCGGAAAAGTCCCTGATCTAAAACCCCTTCCGGTATTCGCCCCTGAAATTTTCGCTACTCTTTCTTGTGTGGAAACGGGAGCTCTCAAAAGTTTCAGAAAGGGAATAGAACAATTGGCAGAAGAAGGTATTCTTCACTTATTCACTTCTCAAACTGTGGGCGGCGGATTGCCGGTAATCGGTGCAATGGGTCAGCTCCAGTTCGAGGTATTCAGAAGAAGGTTACAAGACGAGTATTCTGCTCCTACGAATATCAATATTCTTCCTTACCAAGTCTCTTGCTGGCTGTTAGAAGAGGATATTCCCAAAGTCCCTCAAGGTTCCAATCTTGTGACTGATAGTTTGGGAAGGGCAGCCCTTCTATTCGATTCGGAATGGGAGAAG
- a CDS encoding rhomboid family intramembrane serine protease — protein MAKRNPTSGPKLFGFSLIHPLNLVLFFNIFVWALLMMEGGRGIITYFFGLNPSLVIEKKMYWQVFTYGFLHVVGGDFFSSLIHIGMNMFGLFTVGFWLCRYVGGWKFLSVYLLSQLGGGLFVLSFSYIGWKTGLVPENSIWDSYHSATVGASGGVFGVLAAFSLMFPEARFVFPPVRAKFAPWVLIGFGFSVDAYYLLQFHSSGVMSQSFFGMMSNSGHLGGAVFGLLSLLGLQKFGGKTKTPIFVRRWERPKENQERVVVRPKNLEDPFETQIRKNRELLSQLYGILDAKEKENILSPIQAENTNLCPPSDYNPEDAFCLRCEWLQNCELRKLKKEHPEP, from the coding sequence ATGGCAAAGAGAAATCCGACCTCAGGTCCGAAGCTTTTCGGATTCTCGCTGATTCATCCTTTGAATCTGGTCTTATTCTTCAATATCTTCGTTTGGGCACTTCTGATGATGGAAGGCGGACGAGGAATTATAACTTACTTTTTCGGATTAAATCCAAGCCTAGTGATCGAGAAGAAAATGTACTGGCAGGTGTTCACGTACGGATTCCTCCACGTGGTCGGAGGGGATTTTTTCTCTTCTCTCATTCACATAGGGATGAATATGTTCGGGCTTTTCACCGTAGGATTCTGGCTCTGCAGATATGTCGGCGGTTGGAAATTCTTAAGCGTGTATCTTCTCTCCCAATTAGGCGGTGGGCTTTTCGTTTTGTCTTTTTCTTATATAGGTTGGAAGACAGGACTCGTTCCGGAAAATTCTATCTGGGATAGTTATCATTCAGCTACAGTAGGAGCAAGTGGAGGGGTTTTCGGAGTGCTTGCTGCATTCAGCCTAATGTTTCCTGAAGCAAGATTCGTTTTCCCTCCTGTAAGAGCAAAATTTGCTCCTTGGGTTTTGATTGGTTTCGGATTTTCAGTGGATGCATATTATCTTTTGCAATTCCATTCCAGCGGTGTCATGTCCCAAAGTTTTTTCGGAATGATGAGTAACTCCGGCCATTTGGGCGGAGCGGTCTTTGGTCTACTCAGTCTTTTGGGGCTCCAAAAATTCGGAGGAAAAACCAAAACTCCAATCTTCGTAAGAAGATGGGAAAGGCCTAAGGAAAATCAGGAAAGAGTGGTCGTTCGTCCTAAAAATTTAGAAGACCCTTTCGAGACACAGATCCGGAAAAATAGGGAACTCTTAAGTCAACTGTATGGAATTTTGGATGCAAAGGAGAAGGAAAATATTCTTTCTCCCATACAAGCGGAGAATACAAATCTCTGTCCTCCCTCTGACTACAATCCGGAGGATGCATTTTGTCTTCGTTGCGAATGGCTCCAAAACTGCGAATTGAGAAAATTAAAGAAAGAGCACCCGGAACCTTGA
- a CDS encoding ornithine carbamoyltransferase, with product MESPKIKHLISWQDWSDAEVLDLLQFAVHVKNHRANYLGHMTGRTLAMLFQKTSTRTRVSFEVAMTEMGGHAIYLDWMTSNFLLSDIDLEAEYLSRNVSVIMARMRKHEELLQLKSGSQVPVINGCCNKFHPCQSLADILTIVIDNPKPLKELKLTYIGVHNNVVNSLIGITSALGMELTLLTPIAETENIDPETVERAKKKGTIQWETDLIRSVKNADYIYTDTWVDMEFFNDPAFADKKKERMNLMMPFQINEALLKETKAKVMHDMPIHSGYEITREVVRSPRSIIFQQAENRLDAQKAVILQLLEA from the coding sequence ATGGAAAGCCCTAAAATCAAACATCTTATCTCCTGGCAGGATTGGTCGGACGCAGAGGTTCTGGACCTTCTGCAGTTTGCTGTCCATGTGAAAAATCATAGGGCCAATTATCTGGGACATATGACAGGTCGAACGCTTGCTATGCTCTTCCAAAAGACAAGCACTCGTACTAGGGTTTCCTTCGAAGTCGCGATGACTGAGATGGGAGGACATGCGATCTATTTGGATTGGATGACTTCTAATTTTCTTCTTTCGGACATAGACCTGGAAGCGGAATATCTTTCCAGAAACGTTTCCGTTATCATGGCTCGGATGAGAAAACATGAGGAACTTCTTCAGTTAAAGTCAGGTTCTCAGGTTCCGGTCATCAATGGATGTTGTAATAAATTCCATCCTTGCCAGTCCCTAGCGGATATTCTCACCATCGTGATAGATAATCCGAAACCCCTTAAGGAACTGAAGCTCACCTATATCGGAGTGCATAATAACGTAGTAAATTCCCTGATCGGGATCACTTCAGCTCTCGGAATGGAACTTACACTTCTTACCCCGATTGCGGAGACTGAAAACATAGATCCGGAAACTGTGGAAAGAGCCAAGAAGAAGGGCACCATCCAATGGGAGACTGACCTCATCCGTTCCGTAAAGAATGCGGATTATATTTATACGGATACCTGGGTGGATATGGAATTTTTCAACGATCCAGCTTTCGCAGATAAGAAGAAGGAAAGGATGAACCTAATGATGCCTTTCCAGATCAACGAAGCGTTATTGAAAGAGACCAAGGCAAAGGTTATGCATGATATGCCGATCCATTCCGGATACGAGATCACAAGAGAAGTGGTCAGAAGTCCTAGATCTATTATCTTCCAACAGGCGGAGAACCGCTTGGATGCGCAGAAAGCAGTCATTCTACAACTCCTAGAAGCCTGA
- a CDS encoding HpcH/HpaI aldolase/citrate lyase family protein — MSKLPHPKDALFEGEKPFPIIPACEHFAGSEKLITKALELQNKLGGLFDITMDCEDGAQTGKEKEHAEMIVRIQNSELNMHNMSGVRIHDYTNSFWKQDVDIIVPGAGNKIAYITIPKPTKASQVEEMITYIQAAAKKAGITREIPIHVLIETHGALADVDKIAALPWMQVVDFGLMDFISGHHGAIPASCMKSPGQFDHELLRRAKASCVAAALAHGVIPAHNVTLDLKNQYQTYKDAKRAHDEFGFLRMWSIYPTQIQAILDAMAPDYSEVQTSAAILVKAQDAEWGPIQHDGDLHDRATYRYFWEVLQKAKLTGIAIPEEAAKRFF; from the coding sequence ATGTCCAAATTACCACATCCTAAGGATGCATTATTCGAAGGAGAAAAACCTTTCCCCATCATCCCGGCCTGTGAACATTTTGCCGGATCCGAAAAACTGATCACTAAAGCTCTGGAGTTACAAAACAAACTCGGCGGTCTTTTCGACATTACCATGGACTGCGAAGACGGGGCTCAAACCGGAAAAGAAAAAGAACACGCGGAAATGATCGTCCGTATCCAAAACTCCGAACTCAATATGCATAATATGAGCGGTGTAAGGATCCACGATTATACCAATTCATTCTGGAAACAAGACGTAGATATTATCGTTCCAGGTGCTGGAAACAAGATCGCATACATCACCATTCCTAAACCTACAAAAGCTTCCCAAGTGGAAGAGATGATCACCTATATCCAAGCTGCTGCTAAAAAAGCTGGGATCACCAGAGAGATCCCAATCCACGTTCTGATCGAAACTCACGGAGCACTTGCTGATGTGGATAAGATCGCTGCACTTCCTTGGATGCAAGTAGTGGATTTCGGTCTGATGGACTTCATCTCCGGTCACCACGGAGCAATCCCTGCTTCTTGTATGAAGAGCCCTGGACAATTCGACCACGAATTATTAAGAAGAGCAAAAGCTTCTTGTGTGGCCGCTGCCTTAGCTCACGGAGTAATTCCTGCTCACAACGTTACTTTGGACCTGAAAAACCAATACCAAACTTACAAAGACGCAAAAAGAGCTCATGACGAGTTCGGATTCCTTCGTATGTGGTCTATCTATCCAACTCAGATCCAAGCGATCTTAGATGCAATGGCTCCGGATTATAGCGAAGTCCAAACTTCTGCAGCTATTCTTGTAAAAGCTCAAGACGCAGAATGGGGACCGATCCAACACGACGGAGATCTTCACGACAGAGCGACTTATCGTTACTTCTGGGAAGTTCTTCAAAAAGCAAAACTTACCGGTATTGCAATTCCGGAAGAAGCAGCAAAAAGATTCTTCTAA
- a CDS encoding LIC11177 family protein, whose amino-acid sequence MADKKKTVLPDVLMREKLQKIALNEKAKASRVVGSDKGNSGDSKRDDGPGSKIYNAIDDSLADLRYYFLEGEYRDKVADLFNRNESQFDRLGITPRRFLDFARESFDRFKQLQKKMPLEPMSKKGWDYLERSLLELIGKLNEKFNK is encoded by the coding sequence TTGGCGGATAAAAAGAAAACAGTTCTCCCCGACGTTCTTATGAGGGAGAAATTACAAAAGATCGCCCTTAACGAAAAAGCAAAAGCTTCCAGGGTTGTAGGATCCGACAAAGGTAATTCAGGCGACTCCAAGAGAGATGACGGGCCTGGCTCTAAAATTTACAATGCAATAGACGACTCTCTGGCAGACCTTAGATATTATTTTTTAGAAGGCGAGTACAGGGATAAGGTTGCAGACTTATTCAATCGCAACGAAAGCCAATTCGATAGGTTAGGCATTACTCCCAGAAGATTTTTAGATTTCGCCAGAGAGTCCTTCGATCGATTCAAACAATTACAGAAAAAGATGCCTTTAGAGCCTATGAGTAAAAAGGGCTGGGACTATCTGGAAAGAAGTTTGCTGGAACTGATCGGCAAACTGAATGAGAAATTTAATAAGTAG
- the mtnA gene encoding S-methyl-5-thioribose-1-phosphate isomerase, which translates to MKKENLRPIFWEKEGLKLLDQRQIPGKKEWFTAKNSEDAIFAIKEMVVRGAPAIAITGLFGAVLEFKKFSKKPEYQEFQTILSKILGSRPTAVNLRRAFEELSSIFPKEEYDKVSLSELQQKSEEFAIHVFEEDIRNNLALAKNGVGLFPSSPSKLKIITHCNTGALATAGHGTALGVIRSLKEAGHDLIVYADETRPYLQGARLTAWELMEEGIENYLITDSMAGWLMSSQKIDAVIVGVDRVAANGDSANKIGTYPLAVLAKHHGIPFYIAATEKSFDFKITDGSQIPIEMRTQDEVTRLNFLKNEKGEAILSEGVIAPVGVKALNPSFDVTPANLIKAFITEKGIVPPDKIKEFFG; encoded by the coding sequence ATGAAAAAAGAGAACTTAAGGCCGATTTTTTGGGAGAAAGAAGGACTCAAACTTTTAGACCAAAGACAAATTCCCGGTAAGAAAGAATGGTTTACCGCAAAAAACTCCGAGGACGCGATTTTTGCCATAAAAGAAATGGTGGTCAGAGGAGCTCCTGCAATCGCCATCACCGGGTTATTCGGTGCAGTCCTAGAATTTAAAAAGTTTTCCAAAAAACCGGAATACCAAGAATTCCAAACCATACTTTCCAAAATTCTGGGTTCGCGGCCCACTGCAGTGAATCTACGCAGAGCATTCGAAGAACTTTCTTCGATTTTTCCGAAAGAAGAATATGATAAAGTGAGTTTATCGGAACTCCAACAAAAATCGGAAGAATTCGCAATCCATGTTTTCGAAGAAGATATCCGAAATAATTTAGCATTAGCGAAGAACGGTGTGGGACTTTTTCCTTCTTCACCTTCTAAACTCAAAATTATCACTCATTGTAATACCGGCGCTCTGGCAACCGCAGGACATGGAACAGCACTCGGTGTGATCCGTTCTCTAAAAGAAGCGGGACACGATCTTATTGTATATGCGGACGAGACCCGTCCTTATCTGCAAGGTGCGAGACTCACCGCCTGGGAACTCATGGAAGAAGGGATCGAAAACTATCTGATCACAGATAGTATGGCAGGGTGGCTCATGTCCTCCCAAAAGATAGACGCGGTCATTGTAGGTGTGGATAGAGTAGCAGCTAACGGCGATTCTGCGAATAAAATAGGAACATATCCTTTGGCGGTTTTAGCCAAACACCATGGGATCCCTTTCTATATTGCAGCCACAGAGAAAAGTTTTGATTTCAAAATTACGGACGGTTCCCAGATCCCGATAGAAATGAGGACACAAGACGAGGTCACTCGTTTAAACTTTCTAAAAAATGAAAAAGGAGAAGCAATCCTTTCCGAAGGAGTAATCGCTCCAGTAGGAGTAAAGGCGCTCAATCCTTCCTTTGATGTGACACCAGCGAACCTAATCAAAGCATTTATCACGGAGAAAGGGATTGTTCCTCCGGATAAGATCAAAGAGTTTTTCGGCTGA
- a CDS encoding alpha/beta hydrolase family protein, translating into MIQYSFQGLPFLLKYADMINSPESEVREENLKVSKKSSFRTKIFPGPENSPVIYLQHGMSNRGINDPRILTLAKHLKNTGATVYLPELPEVKGLEISEDTVPNIRALFQEIVKREGRAISYLSASFSAGMGMVALSGKEEQKNLKSALLVGTYSDFADSLTFTLSNYEVDPYAVHILLYNYISKLQPKLSKLEEFYFEAALDNGLKRTGEEEKSPKLLKKLNLKEKEFVNSVQSDPGFRMGLAEPILSVLPPNFALRNSPKNFLSDWKAPIALLHGSDDPVISPNESEQLFDSLGNGKQVGKVILRSKLITHGDHLPFYTQLGEIPKLAGLWGFFLKNSGL; encoded by the coding sequence ATGATTCAATATTCTTTCCAGGGACTCCCATTCTTACTCAAATACGCAGACATGATAAATTCTCCCGAGTCTGAGGTCCGGGAGGAAAATTTAAAAGTTTCTAAGAAGTCTTCCTTCCGAACCAAAATATTTCCAGGCCCGGAAAATTCTCCTGTGATCTACCTGCAGCATGGGATGAGTAACCGAGGTATCAACGATCCTAGGATCCTAACACTTGCAAAACATTTGAAGAATACCGGTGCTACCGTGTATCTGCCTGAACTTCCGGAAGTCAAGGGACTGGAGATCTCGGAGGATACAGTCCCGAATATCAGGGCATTATTCCAAGAGATCGTAAAGAGGGAAGGTCGGGCGATCTCCTACTTATCCGCAAGTTTTTCCGCCGGGATGGGAATGGTTGCATTGTCCGGAAAGGAAGAACAGAAAAATCTAAAATCCGCTCTACTTGTAGGAACGTATTCCGACTTCGCAGACTCTCTTACTTTTACTCTATCCAACTACGAAGTGGATCCTTACGCGGTTCATATCTTACTATATAATTATATTTCTAAACTACAACCTAAGCTTTCTAAATTAGAAGAGTTCTATTTTGAGGCAGCCTTGGATAACGGATTAAAAAGGACGGGGGAAGAGGAGAAGTCTCCTAAACTTCTGAAAAAATTGAACCTTAAGGAAAAGGAATTTGTAAATTCTGTCCAATCAGATCCGGGGTTTAGGATGGGGCTTGCAGAGCCAATCTTGTCTGTATTGCCGCCTAACTTCGCTTTACGCAATTCTCCTAAAAACTTCCTTTCGGATTGGAAGGCTCCTATCGCTTTATTGCATGGATCGGACGATCCAGTGATATCTCCGAACGAATCGGAGCAATTATTCGATTCTTTAGGCAATGGGAAACAGGTGGGGAAAGTGATTTTAAGGTCCAAATTGATCACCCATGGAGATCATCTTCCTTTTTACACTCAATTAGGCGAGATCCCAAAACTTGCGGGACTCTGGGGATTTTTTCTAAAAAATTCTGGTCTCTAA
- a CDS encoding class I SAM-dependent DNA methyltransferase produces MKLYSELAEYYFDIEKNARKFEMETQFIDRLFRKHRVRNILDLGCGTGEHVTHFQSLGYKSRGIDSSIKMIEVAKKRYSHCKFEVGAMQSYKSQEKWDAIISLFGSFNYLLSNEEVEAALKNLELNLKPAGIAVLEVWNAEPLRKIKRKAIGPVAQIKAKNATIQRNRGFRLVRADQSTVVEVNYIYNLNAKEIKDKHLMRAYFLVELQRMLAKHRMEILHVYSNYNELKFKSNASRMILVLKKKSN; encoded by the coding sequence ATGAAACTCTACTCGGAACTGGCAGAATATTACTTCGATATTGAAAAGAACGCTCGAAAATTCGAGATGGAGACCCAGTTCATAGACAGGCTTTTCCGAAAACATAGGGTGCGAAATATTTTGGACCTAGGCTGCGGCACTGGAGAGCATGTTACTCATTTCCAAAGCCTCGGATACAAATCCAGGGGAATCGATTCCTCCATCAAAATGATAGAGGTCGCCAAAAAAAGATATTCCCATTGCAAATTCGAAGTCGGAGCAATGCAATCCTATAAGTCCCAGGAAAAATGGGATGCGATCATCAGCTTATTTGGTTCTTTTAATTATTTATTATCTAATGAAGAAGTAGAAGCCGCTCTTAAAAATCTGGAATTGAACTTAAAACCCGCAGGCATCGCAGTTTTAGAAGTTTGGAATGCGGAACCACTTCGTAAGATCAAAAGGAAAGCGATCGGCCCTGTCGCTCAGATCAAAGCCAAAAACGCAACCATACAAAGAAACAGAGGATTCCGTCTAGTCAGAGCGGACCAATCCACAGTTGTCGAAGTAAATTATATCTATAATCTGAACGCAAAAGAGATCAAAGACAAACATTTAATGAGAGCTTATTTCCTGGTAGAATTACAGAGAATGCTCGCAAAACACAGGATGGAGATCCTACATGTCTACTCCAACTACAACGAATTAAAATTCAAAAGTAACGCGAGCAGAATGATCCTTGTATTAAAGAAAAAAAGTAATTAG